In Oryza sativa Japonica Group chromosome 2, ASM3414082v1, the following are encoded in one genomic region:
- the LOC4328238 gene encoding probable histone acetyltransferase HAC-like 1: MNVGQAAHLSGQMSGQAPQTNQVGGSGVGGADGLPQQMQDVVGLGGLDTQFLLMRNTMRDRIFEYIGRKQSSTDWRRRLPELAKRLEEILYRKFLNKADYLNMMRGPVEPQLQFAIKTLSAQNQQNQQNQQMPRQMASSSGYGTMIPTPGITQSATGNSRMPYVTDNTGLPSSGATMVPQGANTGTSLPGSMSNGYQHLTTSVPLNSTTSSIPSTMGPVGIQRQVTHMIPTPGFNNQQNVPVNPDFSNGAGYFNGEPTVTSQMQQQKQFPSNQNSHQIQHIGGHSNSGMHSNMLENSSAYGLSDGHVNGGMGVHGSNMQLTNRSAASEAYINISTYGNSPKPVQQQFNQHPPQRIPTPVDISGSGNFYNTGSSALTAANNHSMGATNLPSRSRMNSMLHTNQLNMQSIQPQPQIKTEVLDQPEKMNFQSSQLTHEQLIRQQHSMQQHQMQPSSQFVQNQYHLNQQQPNSQHQQSILRSNSLKQPQLSSSHSMQLSEQGALPHTELISSQATEHADIPIYQGQYQQRSAHDNVKGGQVFGHLSSSQNFHSNASHDSQQLLPTNQQLDDSSNDVSYVLKGSQPEQMHQAQWRPQTMEKAPVTNDSSLEKQIQADLCQRTMSQDGAQQPFSSDWRLPGCTVTPADPALPKLPSGGLEQAAGNIYYFRQMKWLLLLFHAKSCLTPVGSCKFHRCFQVQELVKHFENCKRKDCSYRDCRRSRMVTEHYKACVDLQCPVCSNAKKLLQRSAELASKQKPPEPRKIAQQNTAQRIMNGVEGDIMDIDLVSDEIFDSQPSVPKRLKMQPVSPSTAEREVSMPSNAGLILQETHSELPDQNNKVGQLKMDVKIDPRPLQKPAKIGYGTDGNVPTARHNVAPGGSNEIKTHVKQEIMPIDKETSETAPEVKNEANDSTDITVSKSGKPKIKGVSMTELFTPEQIQEHINSLRLWVGQSKAKAEKNQLMGHNENENSCQLCKVEKLTFEPPPIYCSPCGARIKRNAPYYTVGTGDTRHFFCIPCYNESRGDTIEVEGQNFLKARFEKKRNDEETEEWWVQCDKCECWQHQICALFNGRRNDGGQAEYTCPNCYVEEVKRGLRMPLPQSAVLGAKDLPRTVLSDHIEDRLFKRLKQERQDRAAQERKSIEEVPGAEGLVVRVVSSVDKKLEVKPRFLEIFQEDNYPTEFPYKSKAVLLFQKIEGVEVCLFGMYVQEFGAECSYPNQRRVYLSYLDSVKYFRPEIRTVSGEALRTFVYHEILIGYLEYCKQRGFTSCYIWACPPLKGEDYILYCHPEIQKTPKSDKLREWYLSMLRKATKEEIVVELTNLYDHFFITMGECKAKVTASRLPYFDGDYWPGAAEDMINQLRQEEDDRKQQKKGKTKKIITKRALKAAGHTDLSGNASKDAMLMHKLGETIYPMKEDFIMVHLQYSCSHCCTLMVSGKRWVCHQCRSFYICDKCYDAEQQLEDRERHPSNSRDTHTLHPVDIVGLPKDTKDRDDILESEFFDTRQAFLSLCQGNHYQYDTLRRAKHSSMMVLYHLHNPTAPAFVTTCNVCCHDIETGQGWRCEVCPDFDVCNSCYQKGAVNHAHKLTNHPSAADRDAQNKEARQMRVQQLRKMLDLLVHASTCRSGSCQYPNCRKVKGLFRHGMQCKTRASGGCVLCKKMWYMLQLHARACRDSGCNVPRCRDLKEHLRRLQQQSDSRRRAAVNEMMRQRAAEVAANE, translated from the exons atgaatgtgggacaAGCGGCGCACCTGTCCGGGCAGATGTCGGGGCAGGCGCCGCAGACTAATCAGGTTGGTGGCAGTGGCGTCGGTGGCGCTGACGGACTGCCACAGCAGATGCAGGACGTGGTGGGACTTGGGGGCCTTGATACCCAGTTTTTGTTAATGCGCAACACTATGCGCGATAGGAT ATTCGAATATATAGGAAGGAAGCAATCATCGACTGATTGGCGGCGACGGCTGCCAGAACTTGCTAAACGGCTCGAGGAGATCTTGTATAGAAAATTCTTAAACAAG GCCGATTACCTCAATATGATGAGGGGACCAGTTGAGCCACAATTGCAGTTTGCTATTAAGACTTTGAGTGCTCAGAaccaacaaaatcaacaaaaccaaCAAATGCCAAGGCAAATGGCATCTTCCTCTGGCTATGGCACGATGATTCCAACACCGGGCATCACACAAAGTGCAACTGGAAATTCTAGAATGCCCTATGTAACTGACAACACTGGCCTTCCGTCATCTGGTGCAACCATGGTTCCTCAGGGTGCCAACACTGGTACCTCACTTCCAG GTTCAATGTCTAACGGTTACCAGCATCTAACTACCAGTGTTCCATTAAATTCAACCACAAGCAGCATCCCATCTACGATGGGTCCTGTGGGTATTCAGCGGCAAGTGACTCATATGATCCCCACTCCAGGATTTAATAATCAACAGAATGTGCCTGTGAATCCTGATTTTTCAAATGGAGCTGGATATTTCAATGGTGAGCCAACTGTGACATCACAAATgcaacagcagaagcaatttcCTAGCAACCAAAACAGTCATCAAATCCAGCATATTGGGGGGCACAGTAATTCTGGAATGCATTCAAACATGCTGGAGAATTCTTCTGCATATGGTTTATCAGATGGACATGTGAATGGTGGAATGGGTGTACATGGGTCAAACATGCAGCTAACAAACAGAAGTGCTGCATCAGAAGCATACATTAACATATCCACATATGGAAATTCACCTAAGCCTGTGCAACAACAATTCAACCAGCACCCTCCACAGAGGATACCGA CACCAGTTGATATATCTGGTTCTGGGAATTTTTACAATACTGGTTCTTCTGCTTTAACAGCAGCGAATAATCATAGCATGGGTGCTACAAATTTGCCATCTAGATCAAGAATGAATTCCATGTTGCACACAAATCAGTTAAACATGCAATCCATTCAACCGCAACCTCAGATAAAAACTGAGGTTTTGGATCAGCCAGAAAAGATGAATTTTCAATCTTCTCAGTTGACTCACGAACAACTTATCCGCCAGCAACATTCAATGCAGCAACATCAAATGCAGCCTAGTTCCCAGTTTGTGCAAAACCAGTACCATCTGAATCAACAGCAGCCTAACTCACAGCATCAGCAGTCTATACTGAGAAGCAATTCCCTTAAACAGCCCCAACTGAGTTCCAGCCATTCTATGCAATTGTCAGAACAAGGAGCTCTGCCACACACTGAGCTGATATCTTCACAAGCTACTGAACACGCTGACATTCCAATTTACCAGGGTCAATACCAGCAAAGAAGTGCTCATGATAATGTCAAAGGAGGGCAAGTGTTTGGACATCTTTCCagctctcaaaattttcattctAATGCGTCCCATGATTCTCAGCAATTGTTGCCAACTAATCAGCAGCTTGATGACAGTTCAAATGATGTAAGTTATGTCTTGAAAGGATCTCAGCCAGAGCAGATGCATCAGGCTCAATGGCGGCCTCAGACAATGGAAAAAGCTCCTGTCACTAATGATTCGTCTCTTGAGAAGCAAATACAGGCAGATTTGTGTCAGAGAACAATGTCTCAGGATGGAGCACAACAGCCATTTTCATCTGATTGGCGCCTTCCTGGTTGTACTGTGACTCCAGCTGATCCTGCATTGCCAAAGCTCCCTAGTGGAGGACTTGAACAGGCTGCTGGAAATATCTATTATTTTCGTCAGATGAAGTGGTTACTTTTGCTATTTCATGCAAAATCATGCTTAACTCCTGTCGGAAGTTGTAAATTCCATCGCTGTTTTCAGGTACAGGAGCTAGTAAAGCATTTTGAGAACTGTAAAAGGAAAGATTGTTCATACAGGGATTGCAGGAGGTCAAGAATGGTTACTGAACATTATAAGGCTTGTGTCGATTTGCAGTGTCCTGTATGCAGTAATGCAAAGAAACTTCTGCAGCGTTCAGCTGAACTAGCAAGCAAGCAAAAGCCCCCTGAGCCTAGAAAAATTGCTCAACAGAATACGGCTCAAAGAATCATGAATGGGGTAGAGGGTGACATAATGGACATCGACCTAGTGTCAGATGAAATCTTTGATAGTCAGCCTTCTGTTCCAAAACGCTTAAAGATGCAGCCTGTATCACCCAGTACTGCAGAGCGTGAAGTTTCTATGCCCTCCAATGCAGGGCTTATATTGCAGGAAACACATTCTGAACTGCCTGACCAGAATAACAAGGTGGGACAACTGAAAATGGATGTGAAGATTGACCCACGACCACTGCAGAAGCCTGCAAAGATTGGTTATGGTACTGATGGAAATGTGCCCACAGCGAGACATAATGTGGCACCTGGAGGCTCAAATGAGATCAAGACTCATGTCAAGCAAGAAATCATGCCAATTGACAAAGAGACAAGTGAGACTGCCCCTGAAGTTAAGAATGAAGCAAATGATTCAACAGACATCACAGTTTCTAAATCAGGGAAACCAAAGATAAAAGGTGTCTCAATGACTGAATTGTTCACCCCAGAACAAATTCAGGAACATATCAATAGTCTAAGGCTGTGGGTTGGTCAG AGTAAAGCTAAAGCTGAAAAGAATCAGTTGATGGGGCATAATGAAAATGAGAATTCATGCCAGCTCTGCAAAGTGGAAAAACTTACTTTTGAACCCCCACCAATATATTGCTCCCCTTGTGGTGCTCGGATAAAGCGAAATGCACCATACTATACCGTTGGTACTGGTGATACTCGCCATTTTTTCTGTATTCCATGCTACAATGAGTCCCGTGGTGACACTATTGAGGTTGAAGGGCAAAACTTTTTGAAGGCCAGATTCGAGAAAAAAAGGAATGACGAGGAAACTGAAGAATGG TGGGTTCAGTGTGACAAGTGTGAATGCTGGCAGCACCAGATATGTGCTCTATTTAATGGTAGAAGGAATGATGGAGGGCAAGCAGAGTACACCTGCCCAAATTGTTATGTTGAAGAGGTGAAACGTGGGTTGCGTATGCCTCTACCACAGAGTGCAGTTCTTGGGGCAAAAGATCTGCCTAGAACTGTACTAAGCGATCATATTGAAGATCGGCTTTTTAAACGGTTGAAGCAGGAGAGACAGGATAGGGCAGCTCAGGAGAGGAAAAGCATTGAGGAG GTTCCTGGAGCCGAAGGTCTTGTGGTTAGAGTTGTTTCATCAGTGGACAAGAAGCTGGAAGTAAAACCACGTTTTTTGGAAATTTTTCAAGAAGATAACTACCCGACAGAGTTCCCATACAAGTCCAAG GCTGTCCTTTTGTTCCAGAAAATAGAAGGTGTAGAAGTGTGCCTATTTGGAATGTATGTTCAAGAATTTGGTGCAGAATGCTCCTACCCGAACCAGCGTCGTGTTTATTTGTCATACCTGGATTCTGTTAAATACTTCAGGCCTGAGATTAGAACGGTGTCTGGAGAGGCGTTACGTACATTTGTTTATCATGAAATTCTG ATAGGATATCTTGAATATTGCAAGCAGCGTGGATTCACAAGCTGTTACATATGGGCGTGCCCACCTTTAAAAGGTGAAGATTACATTTTGTACTGCCATCCTGAGATTCAGAAGACTCCAAAATCCGACAAATTGAGGGAGTG GTACTTATCTATGCTTCGAAAAGCTACCAAGGAGGAGATTGTTGTTGAGCTGACAAATCTATATGACCATTTCTTCATTACTATGGGGGAGTGCAAGGCTAAAGTGACTGCTTCTCGTTTGCCTTACTTTGATGGAGATTATTGGCCAGGAGCTGCAGAAGATATGATCAATCAACTTCGTCAAGAAGAAGATGACCGGAAGCAGCAGAAGAAGGGCAAGACAAAGAAGATTATTACAAAAAGAGCTCTTAAAGCTGCTGGCCACACCGATCTCAGTGGGAATGCTTCCAAGGATGCTATGCTGATGCACAAG CTTGGGGAAACCATTTATCCAATGAAGGAAGATTTCATTATGGTTCATTTGCAGTATTCGTGTAGTCACTGTTGTACCCTTATGGTGTCTGGAAAACGTTGGGTTTGCCATCAATGCAGAAGCTTTTACATATGCGACAA GTGTTACGATGCAGAACAACAGCTTGAAGATAGGGAGAGGCACCCAAGTAACAGTAGAGACACACATACGCTCCATCCG GTTGACATTGTTGGGTTGCCCAAAGATACCAAGGATAGAGATGATATTCTGGAAAGTGAATTTTTTGACACCAGGCAGGCCTTCCTTAGTCTCTGTCAAGGAAATCATTATCAGTACGATACCCTTCGCCGTGCTAAGCACTCATCGATGATGGTGTTGTACCATCTACATAATCCAACCGCACCAGCGTTTGTCACTACATGCAACGTCTGCTGTCATGATATTGAAACTGGTCAGGGTTGGCGGTGTGAAGTCTGTCCAGATTTTGATGTATGCAATTCTTGTTACCAAAAAGGAGCAGTCAATCATGCTCACAAGTTAACAAACCATCCATCAGCTGCTGATCGTGATGCCCAAAATAAGGAAGCTCGGCAAATGCGTGTCCAGCAG CTAAGGAAGATGCTTGATCTTCTGGTACATGCCTCGACATGCCGCTCTGGCAGTTGTCAATACCCAAACTGCCGGAAAGTCAAGGGACTGTTTCGTCATGGGATGCAGTGCAAAACACGTGCTTCAGGAGGGTGTGTTCTTTGCAAGAAAATGTGGTACATGCTCCAGCTCCATGCCCGAGCTTGCAGGGACTCAGGATGCAACGTGCCGAGATGCAG GGATCTCAAGGAGCATCTTCGAAGGTTGCAACAGCAATCTGATTCTAGGAGGAGGGCTGCTGTAAATGAAATGATGAGACAGAGAGCAGCAGAAGTTGCTGCAAACGAGTAG
- the LOC4328239 gene encoding uncharacterized protein: protein MAMFARRLLVFHLRPPAHPLAAAIAAPHRRRKHDAVACRAAAGKGTSKARARDKDGSKRQQRRALEEHLKRRTRSGAAFDAGLYRRHSHAEHVPVMLGEVLAAFRRPLPLRSFVDCTLGAAGHSLAMMEAHPEMELYIGMDVDPSALEIGRSRIEAFLANRETNGDDEDASQGTLRAYTHAKNFKYIKHVLGSVDENIAVGTSGVDGILIDLGMSSMQVNRSDRGFSVLQDGPLDMRMDPKATLKAEDILNSWPDLEVGRILRDYGEESNWQSLQKRIVKARAMGGLHSTGELVKLIQRTCTSSGGRQGWIKTATRVFQALRIAVNDELRTLEDALHACFDCLATDGRLAVISFHSLEDRIVKQTFLELIHEDEIDDDEDDLVSADIDSEDEPWFKQRVQGKNGTILTKRPISPSQEEEELNQRCRSAKLRVIQKA from the exons ATGGCGATGTTCGCGCGGCGCCTCCTCGTCTTCCACCTCCGCCCGCCCGCGCATCCCCTCGCAGCCGCCATTgccgctccccaccgccgccgcaagcACGACGCCGTCGCGTGCAGAGCCGCTGCGGGGAAGGGGACGAGCAAGGCCAGGGCGAGGGACAAGGACGGCAGTAAGCGGCAGCAGAGGCGGGCGCTGGAGGAGCACCTCAAGCGGCGCACGCGCTCcggcgccgccttcgacgccggcCTCTACCGGCGGCACTCCCACGCGGAGCACGTCCCCGTCATGCTCGGCGAGGTCCTCGCCGCgttccgccgccctctcccgctCCGCTCCTTCGTCGACTGCAccctcggcgcggccggccacTCGCTCGCC ATGATGGAGGCACACCCGGAGATGGAACTGTACATTGGGATGGATGTCGATCCCTCTGCGCTGGAGATTGGCCGGAGCCGTATCGAGGCCTTCCTTGCCAATAGGGAAACTAATGGAGATGACGAAGATGCCTCGCAGGGAACACTGCGTGCATACACTCACGCCAAGAATTTCAAGTACATCAAGCATGTTCTTGGCAGCGTGGATGAGAACATTGCTGTTGGAACGTCTGGAGTTGATGGAATCCTCATTGACCTTGGCATGTCATCCATGCAG GTGAACAGATCAGACAGGGGATTTAGCGTTCTTCAGGATGGGCCACTTGACATGCGCATGGATCCTAAG GCAACTTTGAAAGCAGAAGATATCTTGAATTCTTGGCCTGATCTTGAAGTTGGGCGTATCCTGCGTGATTATGGTGAGGAAAGTAATTGGCAGTCCCTTCAGAAGCGGATTGTTAAAGCCCGGGCTATGGGGGGTTTGCACTCGACAGGGGAGCTTGTCAAACTTATCCAAAGAACGTGTACCAGTTCAGGGG GAAGGCAAGGTTGGATTAAGACTGCAACAAGGGTGTTTCAGGCCCTAAGAATCGCAGTTAATGATGAACTCCGAACTCTAGAAGATGCACTTCATGCATGCTTTGATTGCCTAGCAACAGATGGTCGCCTTGCAGTAATCTCATTCCACAGTTTGGAGGATAGAATAGTGAAGCAGACCTTTCTGGAACTTATTCATGAAGATGAAATagatgatgatgaagacgacTTGGTGAGTGCTGACATTGATAGTGAAGATGAACCCTGGTTTAAGCAGAGAGTGCAAGGAAAGAATGGAACCATTCTAACGAAAAGACCAATATCTCCTTcacaagaggaggaagaactgAATCAGAGGTGCAGAAGTGCCAAGCTCAGAGTTATTCAGAAGGCGTGA
- the LOC4328237 gene encoding spliceosome-associated protein 130 A, whose product MYLYSLTLQRATGAVCAVIGSFSGRDSKKSAASGSSSSSSSTQEIAVARGTTLELLRPDPETGRLRTLLSVDVFGAIRSLAQFRLTGATKDYLVVGSDSGRLVILEYSPDRNRLDKVHQETFGKSGCRRIVPGQLLAVDPKGRALCIAALEKQKLVYVLNRDAAARLTISSPLEAHKSNTLTFSLTALDCGFDNPVFAAIELEYAESDRDPTGQAAEQAQKHLTFYELDLGLNHVSRKASEPIDNGANLLVTVPGGGDGPSGLLVCCDNFVLYRNQGHPEVRAVIPRRADLPAERGVLIVAAATHRQKSLFFFLLQTEYGDIFKVDLEHSNDTVTELRIKYFDTIPVTSAICVLRSGFLFAASEFGNHALYQFRDIGRDVDVESSSATLMETDEGFQPVFFQPRALKNLYRIDEIESLMPIMDMRVANLFDEETPQVFTACGRGPRSTLRILRPGLAISEMARSMLPAEPIAVWTVKKNINDMFDAYIVVSFANVTLVLSIGETIEEVSDSQFLDTTHSLAVSLLGEDSLMQVHPNGIRHIREDGRVNEWRTPGKKTITKVGSNRLQVVIALSGGELIYFEMDMTGQLMEVEKQDMSGDVACLAIAPVPEGRQRSRFLAVGSFDNTIRILSVDPDDCLQPLSVQSVSSAPESLMFLEVQASVGGEDGADHPANLFLNAGLQNGVLFRTNVDMVTGQLSDTRSRFLGLRPPKLFPCIVSHRQAMLCLSSRPWLGYIHQGHFLLTPLSCDTLESAASFSSDQCSEGVVAVAGDALRIFTIEHLGETFNETAIPLRYTPRKFVILPKKKYLAVIESDKGALSAEEREAAKKECLEAAGVTENGNANNGDQMENGDGQEDGAEDRNTLPDEQYGYPKAESERWVSCIRILDPKSRDTTCLLELQDNEAAVSICTVNFHDKEHGTLLAVGTAKGLQFWPKRNLSAGFIHIYKFVDEGRSLELLHKTQVEEVPLALCQFQGRLLAGVGSVLRLYDLGKRKLLRKCENKLFPRTIVSIHTYRDRIYVGDMQESFHYCKYRRDENQLYIFADDSVPRWLTAANHIDFDTMAGADKFGNIYFARLPQDLSDEIEEDPTGGKIKWEQGKLNGAPNKVEEIVQFHVGDVVTCLQKASLIPGGGECLIYGTVMGSVGALLAFTSREDVDFFSHLEMHLRQEHPPLCGRDHMAYRSAYFPVKDVIDGDLCEQFPSLPADMQRKIADELDRTPGEILKKLEDIRNKII is encoded by the exons ATGTACCTCTACAGCCTGACGCTGCAGCGGGCGACGGGCGCGGTGTGCGCCGTCATCGGCAGCTTCAGCGGGCGCGACTCGAAGAAGTCGGCGGCGtccgggtcgtcgtcgtcgtcgtcgtccacgcAGGAGATCGCCGTGGCCCGTGGCACCACTCTCGAGCTCCTCCGCCCCGACCCGGAGACCGGCCGCCTCCGCACGCTCCTCTCCGTCGACGTCTTCGGCGCCATCCGCTCGCTCGCCCAGTTCCGCCTCACCGGCGCCACCAAGGACTACCTCGTCGTCGGCTCCGACTCCGGCCGCCTCGTCATCCTCGAGTACTCCCCCGACCGCAACCGCCTCGACAAGGTCCACCAGGAGACCTTCGGCAAGTCCGGCTGCCGCCGCATCGTCCCCGGCCAGCTCCTCGCCGTCGACCCCAAGGGCCGCGCCCTCTGCATCGCCGCCCTCGAGAAGCAGAAGCTCGTCTACGTCCTCAACCgtgacgccgccgcgcgcctcaCCATCTCGTCTCCTCTCGAGGCGCACAAGTCCAACACGCTCACCTTCTCCCTCACTGCCCTCGACTGCGGGTTCGACAACCCTGTCTTCGCCGCCATTGAGCTTGAGTACGCCGAGTCCGACCGCGACCCCACCGGGCAGGCTGCCGAGCAGGCGCAGAAGCACCTCACATTCTATGAGCTAGACCTGGGGCTCAATCATGTCTCGCGCAAGGCCTCCGAGCCGATAGATAACGGTGCTAATCTACTGGTGACTGTGcctggtggtggtgatgggccAAGCGGGCTCCTCGTGTGCTGCGACAACTTTGTGCTTTACCGGAACCAGGGGCACCCGGAAGTGCGGGCTGTCATTCCACGCCGCGCTGATCTCCCGGCTGAGCGGGGTGTCCTCATAGTCGCAGCCGCCACGCACAGGCAGAAGAGCTTGTTCTTCTTCTTACTACAGACTGAGTACGGCGATATCTTCAAGGTTGACCTCGAACACAGTAATGACACTGTTACTGAGCTCAGGATCAAGTACTTTGACACCATACCTGTGACATCTGCTATCTGTGTGCTGCGCTCAGGTTTTCTCTTTGCTGCTTCTGAGTTTGGCAACCATGCACTTTATCAGTTCCGTGATATTGGGCGGGATGTGGATGTTGAGTCGTCTTCAGCTACACTGATGGAGACAGATGAGGGGTTCCAGCCCGTATTCTTTCAGCCAAGAGCACTCAAGAACCTGTACCGGATCGATGAAATTGAAAGTCTCATGCCAATCATGGACATGCGTGTTGCAAATCTATTTGATGAGGAAACACCACAGGTATTCACAGCCTGCGGCCGTGGTCCTCGGTCCACCTTGCGCATCCTGAGGCCTGGGCTTGCCATTAGTGAGATGGCTCGATCGATGTTGCCGGCTGAGCCTATTGCTGTCTGGACTGTAAAGAAGAATATCAATGACATGTTTGATGCCTACATTGTCGTGTCCTTTGCCAATGTTACACTTGTGCTCTCCATCGGTGAGACTATTGAGGAAGTCAGCGACAGCCAGTTTCTGGATACCACTCACTCCCTGGCAGTTTCTCTCCTTGGCGAGGACTCTCTCATGCAGGTCCACCCGAACGGCATCAGGCACATCAGGGAAGATGGCCGTGTGAATGAGTGGAGGACACCTGGGAAGAAAACTATCACTAAGGTTGGATCAAACCGGCTCCAGGTGGTAATCGCCCTCAGTGGTGGAGAGCTTATCTACTTTGAGATGGACATGACAGGTCAGCTTATGGAAGTCGAGAAGCAGGACATGTCTGGTGATGTTGCATGCCTGGCCATTGCGCCAGTTCCAGAGGGGAGACAGAGGTCCCGATTCCTTGCAGTTGGTTCCTTTGATAACACCATCCGAATACTCTCCGTGGACCCTGATGACTGCTTGCAGCCTCTGAGTGTCCAAAGTGTCTCTTCAGCCCCAGAGTCCCTCATGTTTCTAGAAGTTCAGGCATCAGTTGGCGGTGAGGACGGTGCGGACCATCCAGCCAACCTTTTCCTCAATGCTGGCCTGCAAAATGGTGTCCTGTTCCGCACCAATGTTGACATGGTCACTGGTCAGTTATCTGACACACGATCTCGGTTCCTTGGCCTGAGACCTCCAAAACTGTTTCCGTGCATAGTTAGCCACCGGCAAGCAATGCTTTGCCTGTCCAGCCGTCCCTGGCTTGGCTACATACATCAAGGTCACTTCCTATTGACTCCACTGTCCTGTGATACACTTGAATCTGCTGCATCCTTCTCTTCTGATCAGTGCTCAGAAGGTGTTGTTGCCGTTGCTGGTGATGCCCTACGAATTTTCACCATTGAACACCTGGGGGAGACTTTCAATGAAACAGCCATCCCTCTGCGCTACACCCCAAGAAAATTTGTGATTCTTCCAAAAAAGAAATACCTTGCTGTCATTGAGAGTGATAAAGGTGCGCTCAGCGCAGAAGAGCGAGAAGCGGCTAAGAAGGAGTGCCTTGAGGCTGCTGGTGTTACAGAAAATGGTAATGCAAATAATGGGGATCAGATGGAGAATGGTGATGGTCAAGAAGATGGTGCTGAGGACAGAAACACACTTCCAGATGAACAGTATGGTTATCCAAAGGCGGAATCAGAAAGGTGGGTTTCTTGCATCAGGATTCTTGATCCAAAGAGCAGAGACACGACTTGTCTGCTTGAATTGCAAGACAATGAAGCAGCTGTTAGCATTTGCACTGTGAACTTTCATGATAAGGAGCATGGTACTCTCTTGGCTGTTGGTACTGCCAAGGGATTGCAATTCTGGCCAAAGAGGAACCTTTCAGCTGGGTTCATCCACATATACAAGTTTGTAGATGAAGGGAGGTCACTTGAACTGCTTCACAAGACACAGGTGGAGGAAGTACCTCTTGCCTTGTGCCAGTTCCAAGGACGGTTGCTTGCTGGTGTTGGTTCAGTCCTCAGGTTATATGATCTTGGGAAGAGGAAGTTGCTCAGGAAGTGTGAAAACAAACTTTTCCCAAGGACGATAGTGTCTATCCATACTTACCGAGATAGGATCTATGTTGGTGATATGCAAGAG TCATTTCATTATTGCAAGTACAGAAGGGATGAAAACCAACTGTACATCTTCGCTGATGATAGTGTTCCCAGGTGGCTCACAGCAGCAAATCACATAGATTTTGATACTATGGCAGGGGCAGATAAGTTTGGGAACATATATTTTGCTCGCCTTCCTCAGGATCTCTCAGATGAGATTGAAGAAGACCCAACTGGGGGGAAGATTAAATGGGAGCAAGGGAAGTTGAATGGGGCCCCAAACAAAGTAGAGGAGATTGTTCAGTTTCATGTTGGTGATGTTGTCACATGTTTGCAGAAAGCCTCTTTAATACCGGGAGGCGGCGAATGTCTTATTTATGGGACTGTGATGGGCAGTGTTGGGGCACTGCTTGCATTCACCTCCAGGGAAGATGTTGACTTCTTTTCTCACTTGGAGATGCATCTCCGCCAGGAGCATCCACCATTATGTGGAAGAGATCACATGGCCTACAGATCTGCTTATTTTCCAGTGAAG GATGTGATTGATGGTGACCTCTGTGAGCAGTTTCCATCCCTCCCAGCTGATATGCAAAGGAAGATTGCCGATGAACTCGACAGAACTCCTGGTGAAATCCTGAAGAAGCTGGAGGACATTAGGAACAAAATTATCTGA